Proteins encoded within one genomic window of Pigmentiphaga sp. H8:
- a CDS encoding tripartite tricarboxylate transporter substrate binding protein translates to MAISTSRTVSRSIRRRLLAAAPALGLAVAAAPNAWAQGRKRVTRIIVPFAPGGGNDVFARQLAFSLNAMTQKDVIVENKPGAGGNLGTELVVRAAADSNTFLLGHTGTIAINPALYKNLAFNAATDLQPVAMFASSALLLVVPAASPVKSVAQLVDALKAKNADLTYASSGAGTGGHLTAEMFLHALGARAVHAPYKGTAPALADVAGGQVDFSFSVIPAAMALVKAGKLRALAVTNAKRLALLPDVPTVAESGVPALAGFESTLTYGILAPKGVPQADVAQLGGEILKAASTPEFQSKLGIEGAEPMLGGAAEYARKVQEESRKWSEVVKFSGASV, encoded by the coding sequence ATGGCGATCTCCACTTCCCGCACCGTTTCCCGCTCCATCCGCCGCCGCCTGCTGGCCGCCGCGCCAGCGCTTGGCCTGGCCGTCGCCGCCGCTCCCAATGCCTGGGCCCAGGGCCGCAAGCGGGTGACCCGCATCATCGTGCCGTTCGCGCCGGGCGGCGGGAACGACGTGTTCGCGCGCCAGCTCGCGTTCAGCTTGAACGCGATGACCCAGAAGGACGTCATCGTCGAGAACAAGCCGGGCGCCGGCGGCAATCTCGGCACGGAACTGGTGGTGCGCGCCGCGGCCGACAGCAACACCTTCCTGCTCGGCCATACGGGCACGATCGCCATCAATCCGGCGCTCTACAAGAACCTGGCGTTCAACGCCGCCACCGACCTGCAGCCGGTCGCGATGTTCGCGTCGTCGGCACTGCTGCTGGTCGTGCCGGCCGCCTCGCCCGTCAAGAGCGTCGCGCAACTGGTCGACGCGCTCAAGGCCAAGAATGCCGACCTGACCTATGCGTCCAGCGGCGCCGGCACGGGCGGCCACCTGACGGCGGAAATGTTCCTGCACGCGCTGGGGGCGCGCGCCGTCCATGCGCCGTACAAGGGCACGGCGCCGGCGCTGGCCGACGTGGCCGGCGGCCAGGTGGATTTCAGCTTCAGCGTGATCCCGGCCGCCATGGCGCTCGTCAAGGCGGGCAAGCTGCGGGCCCTGGCGGTCACGAACGCGAAGCGGCTGGCGCTGCTGCCAGACGTGCCGACCGTTGCCGAGTCCGGTGTCCCGGCGCTGGCCGGCTTCGAGAGCACGCTGACCTACGGCATCCTGGCCCCCAAGGGCGTGCCGCAGGCGGACGTGGCGCAACTGGGCGGCGAGATCCTGAAGGCGGCGTCCACGCCCGAATTCCAGTCCAAGCTCGGCATCGAAGGCGCCGAGCCGATGCTGGGCGGCGCGGCCGAATACGCCCGCAAGGTCCAGGAAGAAAGCCGCAAGTGGTCCGAGGTGGTGAAGTTCTCGGGGGCGTCGGTCTAG
- a CDS encoding thiamine pyrophosphate-dependent enzyme: MPDSELRSISRASAKVMNRADLTRRLVARLEREEAVIGGIGNSNFDLWASGQRPQNFYMLGSMGLAIPIALGVAMAQPARRVFALEGDGSLLMELGALGTVAAQAPRNLAIVVWDNGMYQITGSQKTLTSSTVDLIGVARAAGLARSSWALDEAHFESLVEQALDGDGPWVIGARIDGEKPAGTTERDPAKIRLRFMQGLGVAA; the protein is encoded by the coding sequence ATGCCGGACAGCGAACTGAGATCGATCTCCCGCGCCAGCGCCAAGGTCATGAATCGCGCCGACCTGACACGCAGGCTGGTGGCCCGGCTCGAGCGGGAAGAGGCCGTCATCGGCGGTATAGGCAACAGCAACTTCGATCTGTGGGCCAGCGGCCAGCGGCCACAGAACTTCTACATGCTGGGCAGCATGGGGCTGGCCATTCCCATCGCGCTCGGCGTGGCCATGGCCCAGCCGGCGCGCCGCGTATTCGCGCTGGAGGGCGACGGTTCGCTGCTGATGGAGCTGGGCGCGCTGGGAACGGTCGCGGCGCAGGCGCCGCGCAACCTGGCCATCGTCGTCTGGGACAACGGTATGTACCAGATCACCGGATCGCAGAAGACGCTGACGTCATCGACGGTGGACCTGATCGGGGTGGCGCGCGCGGCCGGCCTGGCGCGCAGTTCGTGGGCGCTGGACGAAGCGCACTTCGAGTCCCTGGTGGAGCAGGCGTTGGACGGCGACGGACCGTGGGTCATCGGCGCGCGCATCGATGGCGAAAAACCGGCCGGTACGACCGAGCGCGATCCCGCCAAGATCCGCCTGCGTTTCATGCAAGGCCTGGGCGTGGCGGCCTGA
- a CDS encoding zinc-binding dehydrogenase, producing MTTTMRVIALNEHGGLEQLKLERWSVPRPATGQALVQIKACGLNYMDVFVLHGMPDLHTTMPRIPGGDVAGVVADVGEGVPRDWVGKRVALFPRFPEGGVLGEHGNGGLCEYIAVDQRQLIEIPEGVGFNEAAALPIAYGTSHRMLFTRGRIQAGEKVLVLGASGGVGVSCVQFAKMAGAEVIACTSSEEKGRKLRELGADHIVNYAEHPDFSKPVWAASGKKGVDVAINFTGGDTWIPTQRCMAVNGRILTCGSTAGHLCPIDIRYVWHREIDIIGSRAYLPSDIEACLAYVAEGRLAPVIETILPLERAAEGVGLLENRRIFGKVIVNP from the coding sequence ATGACTACGACGATGAGAGTGATCGCGCTCAACGAGCACGGCGGCCTGGAGCAGTTGAAGCTGGAGCGATGGTCGGTGCCGCGCCCCGCGACGGGCCAGGCGCTGGTGCAGATCAAGGCCTGCGGACTGAACTACATGGACGTGTTCGTGCTGCACGGCATGCCCGACCTGCACACGACCATGCCGCGCATTCCTGGCGGCGACGTCGCCGGCGTCGTGGCCGACGTGGGCGAAGGCGTGCCGCGAGACTGGGTAGGCAAACGCGTGGCGCTGTTCCCGCGCTTTCCCGAAGGCGGCGTGCTGGGCGAGCACGGCAATGGCGGACTATGCGAATACATCGCGGTAGACCAGCGCCAGTTGATCGAGATCCCCGAGGGAGTGGGTTTCAATGAAGCGGCCGCCCTGCCCATCGCCTACGGCACCTCGCACCGCATGCTGTTCACCCGCGGCAGGATCCAGGCCGGCGAAAAAGTGCTGGTGCTGGGCGCCAGCGGCGGCGTGGGCGTTTCCTGCGTGCAGTTCGCCAAGATGGCCGGCGCCGAAGTCATCGCCTGCACCAGCAGCGAGGAGAAAGGCCGCAAGCTGCGCGAACTGGGCGCCGACCACATCGTCAACTACGCTGAGCATCCCGATTTTTCCAAACCGGTCTGGGCCGCTTCCGGCAAGAAGGGAGTCGACGTCGCCATCAATTTCACCGGCGGCGACACCTGGATCCCGACCCAGCGCTGCATGGCGGTCAACGGCCGCATCCTGACCTGCGGCTCGACCGCTGGCCATCTTTGTCCCATCGACATTCGCTACGTGTGGCACCGCGAGATCGACATCATCGGCTCGCGCGCCTACCTGCCCAGCGACATCGAGGCCTGCCTGGCCTATGTCGCCGAGGGCCGGCTCGCCCCCGTCATCGAGACCATCCTCCCGCTCGAACGCGCCGCCGAAGGCGTCGGCCTGCTCGAGAACCGCCGCATCTTCGGAAAGGTGATCGTGAACCCATGA
- a CDS encoding aldehyde dehydrogenase family protein, with amino-acid sequence MSRLLINGRWVDGASSQPLTDKYAGRVYGEMAVASSAQIDEAIGAARRAADTVRMEPYARYQALTGAARIIESRMRQFVDLLRDEAGFTRADSENEVRRCAQTLELSGEEAKRLVGDLIPMAAGRGVKDRLGFTVRAPLGVICAITPFNSPLNTLAHKVGPALAGGNSVIIKPSTFTPLAAVELCKALIDAGVPGELLTLLHGPGGSLGRQLLADPRIAYYAFTGSTQVGREIQQAAGLRGTQLELGSIASTIVCHDADIEMAIPKIINAGFRKAGQVCTSVQRLFVDRRIAPAFVPRLVEAVRATPVGDPADPRTVIGPMISEHHARRAASWVDEAVSQGARLLTGGTLRGRVFEPTVLQDVRSDMRVVCEEIFAPVLSIIEFDDIAEAVAGANASDFGLAAGLFTADLHTALRTALALRFGGVHINEASSARVDAMPFGGVKDSGHGREGPGYAIREMTEERLITIAY; translated from the coding sequence ATGTCCAGACTGCTGATCAATGGCCGTTGGGTGGATGGCGCATCCTCCCAGCCGCTCACAGACAAATACGCGGGCCGCGTCTACGGCGAGATGGCCGTGGCGTCGAGCGCCCAGATCGACGAGGCGATCGGCGCCGCCCGGCGCGCCGCCGATACCGTGCGCATGGAACCGTATGCGCGCTATCAGGCCCTGACCGGCGCGGCCCGCATCATCGAGAGCCGCATGCGGCAGTTCGTCGACCTGCTGCGCGACGAGGCCGGCTTCACCCGCGCCGATAGCGAGAACGAGGTGCGGCGCTGTGCCCAGACCCTGGAGCTGTCGGGTGAAGAAGCCAAGCGGCTGGTGGGCGACCTGATTCCCATGGCGGCCGGCCGCGGGGTCAAGGACCGCCTGGGGTTCACCGTGCGGGCCCCGCTCGGGGTGATCTGCGCCATCACGCCGTTCAATTCGCCGCTCAATACGCTGGCCCACAAAGTGGGGCCGGCGCTGGCCGGCGGCAATTCGGTGATCATCAAGCCTTCGACCTTCACGCCGCTGGCGGCGGTCGAACTGTGCAAGGCGCTGATCGACGCCGGCGTGCCGGGCGAACTGCTGACCCTGCTGCACGGGCCGGGGGGCTCGCTCGGCCGGCAACTGCTGGCCGATCCGCGTATCGCGTACTACGCCTTCACCGGTAGCACGCAGGTGGGGCGCGAGATCCAGCAGGCCGCCGGCCTGCGCGGCACGCAGCTCGAGCTAGGCAGTATCGCCAGCACGATCGTGTGCCACGACGCCGATATCGAAATGGCGATCCCCAAGATCATCAATGCGGGCTTCCGCAAGGCGGGCCAGGTCTGCACCTCGGTGCAGCGGCTGTTCGTCGACCGGCGCATCGCGCCGGCCTTCGTGCCGCGCCTGGTGGAGGCCGTGCGGGCAACGCCGGTCGGCGATCCGGCCGATCCGCGCACCGTCATCGGTCCGATGATCAGCGAGCATCACGCCCGGCGCGCGGCGTCGTGGGTGGACGAGGCCGTGAGCCAGGGCGCGCGCCTGCTGACCGGCGGCACGCTGCGCGGCCGGGTGTTCGAGCCGACGGTCCTGCAGGACGTGCGCAGCGACATGCGGGTGGTGTGCGAGGAAATCTTTGCGCCGGTGCTGTCCATCATCGAGTTCGACGACATCGCCGAGGCGGTGGCCGGCGCCAACGCCAGCGACTTCGGCCTGGCGGCAGGCCTGTTCACGGCCGATCTGCATACGGCGCTGCGCACCGCGCTGGCTTTGCGCTTCGGCGGCGTGCACATCAACGAAGCCTCCAGCGCGCGGGTCGACGCCATGCCCTTCGGCGGCGTCAAGGACAGCGGCCACGGCCGCGAAGGGCCGGGCTACGCCATCAGGGAAATGACCGAGGAGCGGTTGATCACCATCGCCTACTAG
- a CDS encoding tripartite tricarboxylate transporter substrate binding protein yields MDRHHLPPRRGFLSPLLLTLATLLASPAAWPQAFPQKPVKIVVGFGPGGLGDTVVRTLAQKMAESLGQSVVVENAPGAGGITAASMVARAAPDGYTLLLVSGQNAFSPYLFKSLPYDPVDSFSMISTIGTFHFLLVADKDSPLKTVDDVVAAARRDPAHFNIGTISVGSAQHLSARLFATMAGLDVPIVPFKSTGDVIAALRGRNVQVGMETVTGALGQIRGGSLRAIATTGSTRIGFLPDVPTIAESGNPALARYESDSWNGIVAPAGTPPAVVRKLNQEIGKALQSPDVRQRFIALGIEPRGSTPEALKEVFQKDAAKWRVVIEEAGIEKQ; encoded by the coding sequence ATGGACCGCCACCACCTTCCGCCCCGGCGCGGGTTCCTTTCCCCATTGCTGCTCACGCTCGCCACCCTCCTGGCCTCGCCGGCCGCGTGGCCGCAGGCCTTCCCGCAGAAGCCGGTCAAGATCGTCGTCGGCTTCGGCCCGGGCGGACTGGGCGACACCGTGGTCCGCACCCTGGCGCAGAAGATGGCCGAGTCGCTGGGCCAGAGCGTCGTGGTCGAGAACGCGCCCGGCGCCGGCGGCATCACGGCGGCTTCGATGGTCGCCCGTGCCGCGCCGGACGGGTACACGCTGCTGCTGGTCAGCGGCCAGAACGCGTTCAGCCCCTATCTGTTCAAGTCGCTGCCCTACGATCCGGTGGACAGCTTCTCGATGATCTCCACCATCGGCACCTTCCATTTCCTGCTGGTGGCCGACAAGGACAGTCCGCTCAAGACGGTTGACGACGTCGTCGCCGCCGCCCGCCGGGATCCGGCGCACTTCAACATCGGCACGATCAGCGTCGGCAGCGCCCAGCATCTGTCGGCGCGCCTGTTCGCGACCATGGCGGGACTGGACGTCCCCATCGTCCCGTTCAAGTCCACCGGCGACGTCATCGCCGCCCTGCGTGGACGCAATGTCCAGGTGGGCATGGAAACCGTCACCGGCGCGCTGGGCCAGATCCGCGGGGGCTCGCTGCGGGCCATCGCGACCACGGGCTCCACGCGGATAGGGTTCCTGCCCGACGTGCCCACCATCGCGGAAAGCGGCAACCCGGCCCTGGCCAGGTACGAATCGGACTCCTGGAACGGCATCGTCGCCCCCGCCGGCACGCCGCCGGCGGTGGTGCGCAAGCTCAACCAGGAAATCGGCAAGGCCCTGCAATCGCCGGACGTGCGCCAGCGCTTCATCGCGCTGGGCATAGAACCGCGCGGCAGCACGCCGGAGGCGCTCAAGGAGGTCTTCCAGAAGGACGCCGCCAAGTGGCGGGTCGTCATCGAGGAAGCCGGCATCGAGAAACAATGA
- a CDS encoding decarboxylase codes for MSADSSAENWPEIVVRALKANDVRLVAYVPDNVLAPLIRLVHDDPYFTVVCPAREEEAVGIVAGAYMAGTRGIVLMQTSGFATLPNVLASLLSPYRIPVPMMISERGAVGDFQLGQAMVCRTMRPVLTALGIPHFAIERRDDVEFVVGSMIGQAFATHEPAAMILSPLLTKKPVPTAAHAAAR; via the coding sequence ATGTCGGCCGATTCCTCCGCCGAAAACTGGCCCGAGATCGTCGTACGCGCGCTCAAGGCCAACGACGTCAGGCTCGTGGCCTATGTGCCGGATAACGTCCTGGCACCTTTGATCCGGCTGGTCCACGACGATCCGTATTTCACCGTGGTCTGTCCCGCCCGCGAAGAAGAGGCCGTGGGCATCGTGGCCGGCGCCTACATGGCGGGCACGCGCGGCATCGTCCTGATGCAGACCAGCGGTTTCGCCACCCTGCCCAATGTGCTGGCCTCGCTTCTGAGCCCCTATCGCATACCGGTGCCGATGATGATTTCCGAGCGCGGCGCGGTCGGCGATTTCCAGCTCGGCCAAGCCATGGTGTGCCGCACGATGCGGCCGGTGTTGACGGCGTTGGGCATTCCGCACTTCGCCATCGAGCGGCGCGACGACGTCGAATTCGTCGTGGGCAGCATGATCGGCCAGGCCTTTGCCACGCATGAACCGGCCGCGATGATCCTGTCGCCGCTGCTGACCAAGAAACCGGTCCCGACTGCCGCTCATGCGGCGGCGCGCTGA
- a CDS encoding class I adenylate-forming enzyme family protein, with protein MSPSIKNLGCIGSEFRNDARPAVIDLSDPDHPREVDYPTFHASCDAMARGLRRHGLAPGERIGILCSNRLEFLEIFFGAMRAGIIPVPIGILQPKATVEWVVHDAQVRLVFCDGALRANLPGDVPCVDVDADGQRPYEAFKDPGPFEPYAPAYDDVAFQPYTSGSTGRPKGALLSHRAHTWVAETISHDRGFCATDRMIVAAPLYHKHAMNSIKCVLVGGSAVVLMRKFEPRRYIEAITRHRVTVLSGVPTIFAMILQQRDLIEGQDYSFVRLATMGGAPASDVLIDEVARMFPRAEIVTIFGTTETSAALFGPHPQGKPRPRHSVGWPVAGNRFRLVGDAGDGDFGTLYVQGPGMMNGYYNNPEEMARRMKDGWFDTGDVLRRDADGWYYFVGRADDMFVSSGHNIYPGDVELMLERHPDIDQAIVVPVPDEIKHRIPYAFIVKRAGSPLTAEAVKAHSLENAPPYQYPRRVIFVDALPLNGVGKIDRKALEAQARELSEQARAVGA; from the coding sequence ATGAGCCCATCCATCAAGAACCTCGGCTGCATCGGCAGCGAATTCCGCAACGACGCACGTCCCGCCGTCATCGACCTGTCGGACCCGGACCATCCGCGCGAGGTGGACTACCCGACCTTCCACGCGTCGTGCGACGCCATGGCGCGCGGACTGCGCCGCCACGGCCTGGCGCCCGGCGAACGGATCGGCATCCTGTGCTCGAACCGCCTCGAATTCCTGGAGATCTTCTTCGGCGCCATGCGGGCGGGCATCATCCCGGTTCCCATCGGCATCCTGCAACCCAAGGCCACCGTCGAATGGGTGGTGCACGATGCCCAGGTACGCCTGGTGTTCTGCGATGGCGCGCTGCGGGCCAACCTGCCGGGCGACGTACCCTGTGTCGACGTCGACGCGGACGGACAGCGGCCCTACGAAGCCTTCAAGGATCCCGGACCGTTCGAACCCTACGCGCCCGCCTACGACGACGTGGCGTTCCAGCCCTATACCTCCGGCTCGACCGGCCGCCCCAAGGGCGCGCTGCTGTCCCACCGCGCCCATACCTGGGTGGCCGAGACCATTTCGCATGACCGCGGCTTCTGCGCCACCGACCGCATGATCGTCGCGGCGCCCCTCTACCACAAGCACGCGATGAACTCGATCAAGTGCGTGCTGGTGGGCGGCTCGGCCGTGGTCCTGATGCGCAAGTTCGAACCCCGGCGCTACATCGAAGCCATCACCCGCCACCGCGTGACCGTGCTGTCGGGCGTGCCGACCATCTTCGCGATGATCCTGCAGCAGCGCGACCTGATCGAAGGCCAGGACTATTCCTTCGTGCGGCTCGCCACCATGGGCGGCGCGCCGGCCTCGGACGTGCTGATCGACGAGGTCGCGCGCATGTTCCCGCGCGCCGAGATCGTTACCATCTTCGGCACCACCGAGACCAGCGCCGCGCTGTTCGGCCCGCACCCGCAGGGCAAGCCGCGCCCCCGCCATTCGGTGGGCTGGCCGGTGGCCGGCAACCGCTTCCGTCTGGTCGGCGACGCCGGCGACGGCGACTTCGGCACGCTGTACGTGCAGGGGCCGGGCATGATGAACGGCTACTACAACAACCCCGAGGAAATGGCCCGCCGCATGAAAGACGGCTGGTTCGACACGGGCGACGTGCTGCGGCGCGACGCGGACGGCTGGTACTACTTCGTCGGGCGGGCCGACGACATGTTCGTTTCCAGCGGGCACAACATCTATCCGGGCGACGTCGAGCTGATGCTCGAGCGCCATCCCGACATCGACCAGGCCATCGTGGTGCCGGTGCCCGACGAGATCAAGCATCGCATTCCCTATGCCTTCATCGTCAAGCGTGCCGGCTCGCCGCTCACCGCCGAGGCGGTCAAGGCGCACTCGCTGGAGAATGCGCCGCCCTACCAGTATCCGCGCCGGGTGATCTTCGTCGATGCGCTGCCGCTGAACGGCGTCGGCAAGATCGACCGCAAGGCGCTCGAGGCGCAGGCGCGCGAACTGAGCGAACAGGCCCGCGCGGTCGGCGCCTGA
- a CDS encoding class II aldolase/adducin family protein yields the protein MTHRSTAPSAPQETTAAITEEERQTRIDLAACYRLIDLFGMSDMILNHISARVPGDDEHFLINPFGMMYEEITASCLIKVDLAGKVIHNPNAQYTINLPGYVIHSAIHGARPDVACVLHTHTPAGMAVSALQCGLLPLNQTAMRFAGGVGYHDFEGVAVDVDERQRLAANLADRDVMILRNHGLLAVGRTVAEAFVNMQRLERACQTQLLTLSAGSPLHMPAPAVAERAYQQLRHAPTPNPDGTHPPHGEREWPALLRMLDRRDTSYRD from the coding sequence ATGACCCACCGCAGCACGGCGCCTTCGGCGCCGCAAGAAACGACCGCCGCCATTACCGAGGAGGAAAGGCAAACCAGGATAGACCTGGCCGCCTGCTACCGGCTGATAGACCTGTTCGGCATGAGCGACATGATCCTGAACCACATCTCGGCGCGGGTCCCGGGCGACGACGAGCATTTCCTGATCAACCCCTTCGGCATGATGTACGAGGAAATCACGGCGTCGTGCCTGATCAAGGTCGACCTGGCGGGCAAGGTGATCCACAACCCCAACGCGCAGTACACGATCAACCTGCCCGGCTACGTGATCCACAGCGCGATCCACGGCGCGCGGCCGGACGTCGCCTGCGTCCTGCATACCCACACGCCCGCGGGCATGGCGGTATCGGCCCTGCAATGCGGCCTGTTGCCGCTGAACCAGACCGCGATGCGCTTCGCCGGCGGCGTGGGCTACCACGACTTCGAAGGCGTGGCGGTGGACGTGGACGAGCGCCAGCGGCTGGCCGCCAACCTGGCCGACCGCGATGTCATGATCCTGCGCAATCACGGGCTGCTGGCCGTGGGCCGGACCGTGGCCGAGGCCTTCGTCAACATGCAGCGGCTCGAACGGGCGTGCCAGACGCAGTTGCTGACGCTGTCGGCCGGCAGCCCCCTGCACATGCCGGCGCCGGCCGTGGCCGAGCGCGCCTACCAGCAGTTGCGCCACGCGCCCACGCCCAATCCTGACGGCACCCATCCCCCCCACGGCGAACGCGAGTGGCCGGCGCTGCTGCGGATGCTGGACCGCCGCGACACGAGCTATCGCGATTGA
- a CDS encoding hydantoinase/oxoprolinase family protein, with protein MNTSAAGSSTLRVAVDIGGTFTDGVATLHPQGRIWVGKTPTTPSDPGEAVSTVIGDLLRQIAVSMGGAAPSLGEVLHGTTLVTNTLIERKGAATGLITTAGMRDALDIGREWRYDPYDLDIVLPRPLVPPECRAEVAERLGAHGDVLEALDDADVAAAIQALADAGVTSVAVSLLHAYMDDSHERRIEAAIKARLPDMAVSTSSSLAREIGEFERTSTTTANAYVKPVVADYLRQLEARIGDIRRGIPLRVMVSSGGFTSARAGAESPIMLLESGPAAGVLSALNTARQNGVDQVLAFDMGGTTAKACVAIDGEAPVAHSFECARVERFKRGSGLPILIPSIELIEIGAGGGSIAYCNRLGLLNVGPESSGSVPGPVCYGRGGTQPTVTDADLLLGYLNPANFLGGEMALDLEATRAAMARLGQQLEMPAEGVAWGICNMVNENMASAARIHIAETGHDPRELSMVATGGAGPVHAVDVARKLRIPRVLVPIAAGAGSCLGMLAAPARVDRAWSSPQLLADADWGQVARVLSALKQEGEAELASVGARDVEWRIGADMRYHGQGAEVPVSIPYAEADAGTGARVLAAFEEQYRRLYGRLVPNARPQVTTWRLVGKARTEGSHFEWGDTRTSGGAPAGSRPVYLPLRRAYGEVPVHDRYSLPAGTTLPGPLILEERESTLVVAVGADVTILPDLTVSVTIKEFE; from the coding sequence GTGAACACATCTGCTGCAGGCTCCAGTACCTTGCGCGTCGCCGTGGATATCGGCGGAACCTTCACGGACGGCGTGGCAACCTTGCATCCGCAGGGCCGGATCTGGGTCGGCAAGACGCCGACCACACCGTCGGACCCCGGCGAAGCGGTCTCCACCGTCATCGGCGACCTGTTGCGGCAGATCGCGGTCTCGATGGGCGGGGCGGCGCCGTCGCTGGGCGAGGTGCTGCACGGCACGACGCTGGTCACCAATACGCTGATCGAACGCAAGGGCGCCGCTACCGGCCTGATCACCACCGCCGGCATGCGCGATGCGCTCGACATCGGGCGCGAGTGGCGCTATGACCCTTATGACCTGGACATCGTGCTGCCCCGGCCGCTGGTGCCGCCCGAGTGCCGGGCCGAAGTGGCCGAGCGGCTGGGCGCGCATGGCGACGTGCTCGAAGCGCTGGACGACGCGGATGTCGCGGCGGCGATCCAGGCGCTGGCGGACGCGGGCGTGACCTCGGTCGCGGTGTCGCTGTTGCACGCCTACATGGACGACAGCCATGAACGCCGCATCGAGGCGGCCATCAAGGCGCGTCTGCCCGACATGGCGGTGTCGACCTCGTCGTCGCTGGCGCGCGAGATCGGCGAGTTCGAACGGACCTCCACCACCACGGCCAATGCCTACGTCAAGCCGGTGGTGGCCGATTACCTGCGCCAGCTCGAGGCGCGCATCGGCGACATCCGCCGCGGCATTCCTCTGCGCGTGATGGTGTCCAGCGGGGGGTTCACCTCCGCCCGCGCGGGCGCCGAGTCACCCATCATGCTGCTGGAGTCCGGGCCGGCCGCGGGGGTGCTGTCGGCGCTGAACACCGCGCGGCAGAACGGCGTGGACCAGGTGCTGGCGTTCGACATGGGCGGCACCACGGCCAAGGCCTGCGTCGCCATCGACGGCGAGGCGCCGGTCGCGCACAGCTTCGAATGCGCGCGCGTGGAGCGTTTCAAGCGCGGGTCGGGGCTGCCCATCCTCATTCCCAGTATCGAGTTGATCGAGATCGGCGCCGGCGGCGGTTCGATCGCCTATTGCAACCGGCTGGGCCTGCTCAACGTCGGTCCGGAATCGTCGGGATCGGTGCCTGGACCGGTTTGCTACGGCCGTGGCGGCACGCAGCCGACGGTGACCGACGCCGACCTGCTGCTGGGCTATCTGAACCCGGCCAATTTCCTGGGCGGCGAGATGGCGCTGGACCTGGAGGCTACCCGCGCGGCCATGGCCCGGCTCGGCCAGCAACTGGAGATGCCGGCCGAGGGCGTGGCCTGGGGCATCTGCAACATGGTCAACGAGAACATGGCGAGCGCGGCCCGCATCCACATCGCCGAGACCGGCCACGATCCGCGCGAACTGTCCATGGTGGCGACGGGCGGCGCGGGCCCGGTGCACGCGGTGGACGTGGCGCGCAAGCTGCGCATCCCGCGCGTGCTGGTGCCCATCGCCGCGGGCGCCGGGTCGTGCCTGGGCATGCTGGCCGCGCCGGCGCGCGTGGACCGTGCCTGGTCCAGTCCGCAGCTACTGGCCGACGCCGACTGGGGCCAGGTCGCGCGCGTGCTGAGCGCACTCAAGCAAGAGGGCGAGGCCGAGCTGGCTTCGGTGGGGGCCCGCGATGTCGAGTGGCGCATCGGTGCCGACATGCGCTACCACGGCCAGGGGGCCGAGGTGCCTGTTTCGATTCCCTATGCAGAGGCCGACGCCGGCACTGGCGCGCGCGTGCTCGCCGCGTTCGAAGAGCAATACCGGCGCCTGTACGGCCGCCTGGTACCGAATGCCCGGCCGCAGGTCACGACCTGGCGCCTGGTCGGCAAGGCGCGCACCGAAGGCAGCCATTTCGAATGGGGCGACACGCGCACCAGCGGCGGCGCGCCGGCGGGCTCGCGGCCCGTCTACCTGCCGCTGCGGCGGGCGTACGGCGAGGTGCCGGTGCACGACCGCTATTCGCTGCCGGCGGGAACCACTCTGCCGGGGCCGCTGATCCTGGAAGAACGCGAATCCACCCTGGTCGTCGCGGTGGGGGCCGACGTGACGATTCTTCCGGACCTGACCGTATCCGTGACCATCAAGGAATTCGAATAA
- a CDS encoding PaaI family thioesterase, with protein MTLEELQALVSRGPYLQWLGLKVLALEEDSIEVSATWREEWVASTRLMQTHGGILASLIDFAADFALVRRIGHGVPTIDLRVDYHRLAKPGDLIARGRVIKHGRQFSVCEAQVLQDGKLIASGRGTYITAPPQP; from the coding sequence ATGACGCTGGAAGAATTGCAGGCGCTGGTGTCGCGCGGCCCCTACCTGCAGTGGCTGGGCCTGAAGGTGCTGGCGCTGGAAGAAGACAGCATCGAGGTAAGCGCCACCTGGCGCGAGGAATGGGTGGCCAGCACCCGGCTGATGCAGACGCACGGCGGAATCCTGGCCTCGCTGATCGATTTCGCCGCCGACTTCGCCCTGGTCCGCCGCATCGGCCACGGCGTGCCCACCATCGACCTGCGCGTCGACTACCACCGCCTGGCCAAGCCCGGCGACCTGATCGCAAGGGGCCGGGTCATCAAGCACGGACGCCAGTTCTCGGTTTGCGAGGCGCAGGTGCTCCAGGACGGCAAGCTGATCGCGAGCGGGCGCGGGACCTACATCACCGCGCCCCCGCAGCCCTAG